In Callospermophilus lateralis isolate mCalLat2 chromosome 10, mCalLat2.hap1, whole genome shotgun sequence, a single genomic region encodes these proteins:
- the Vwa5b2 gene encoding von Willebrand factor A domain-containing protein 5B2 isoform X1 yields MPGLYCPSSWTPLPLTDSWVRACANGPCLSLRARLTYHNPQPQPVDGVFVYPLAEAEVVSGFEAEAAGRRVSFQLQSRRRLQAACCRALGPGLGTSTPRRCAQGHLVLDLAQARSTLVLPTGLIAAAGTMTVTLCSSRELPSRPDGVLHVALPTVLTPLAPPGPPGPPRPPGLCDDRGLHGGPVTLLMLPSSPTSCFGAGSPEEEGLAWEEPPAPPDVFSGPARCPAPYTFSFEMLVTGPCLLAGLDSPSHALRADAPPHASSAATICVTLAEGHLCDRPLEILLYPSEPHQPHLILEAGSLSASEYEAQVRARRDFQRLQRRDSDGDRQVWFLQRRFHKDILLNPVLVLSFCPDLSSRPGHLGTATRELLFLLDGSSAAHKDAIVLAMKSLPTQTLVNLAMFGTSVQPLFPESRSCSDDTVQLICESIETLQAGSGPPDILAALDWALGQPQQKAHPRQLFLLTAASPMAVTTHQTLELMRWHRGAARCFSFGLGPDCHQLLQGLSALSRGQAYFLRPGERLQPMLVQALRKALEPALSDISVDWFVPDAVEALLTPREIPALYPGDQLLGYCSLFRVDGFRPHPPGGQEPGWQSLGGSVFPSPEEAPSVASPGTEPTGTSEPLETRTVSAELSSPWAAGDSDQSTDALTDPVTDPGPNPSNDTAIWRRIFQSSYIREQYVLTHCSASPEPGPGSTGSSESPGSQGPGSPEGYFPLDPPSQQGCRSLAWGESIGSRSCPLPAPPQTPFKAGALSAEVLGRRHRAALAGRSLSSPPGRANPVPCRPRQPSLGAVPDVPGPESGQQLGQGLDDSGNLLSPAPMDWDMLMEPPFLFTAVPPNREPTPPAVPVPPQAPRCHVVIRGLYGEQPMCWEVGVGLETLWGPGDASKPPSTALREAAWDQALHRLTAASVVRDNEQLALRGAETTADRGHARRSWLRALQTSKVSCAPSCFTCPVAVDATTREVLPGVLQVRSSESAEPPGTYVSQGHLDATSLPTAAHPKGIAQMRGKGSLVGTWDLDQNDNSKSALGEPTTPTGGPHHLPYQPSSRLSLGRRRRLCSPKAGQANGGNSGGIDHDYLPLVRLQEAPGSFRLDAPFCAAVHIPQERLCRASPFAAHRASLSPTSASSPWALLGPSVGQGDSATASCSPSPSSGSEGPGQADSGRGSDTEASEGAEGIGGSDLRDRTWATAVALAWLEHRCAAAFSEWELTAAKADCWLRAQQLPDGLELAALKAAARGLFLLLRHWDQNLQLHLLCYSPANV; encoded by the exons ATGCCCGGCCTCTACTGCCCCTCCAGCTGGACGCCGCTACCCCTCACCGACTCCTGGGTCCGGGCCTGCGCCAACGGACCCTGCCTCAGCCTGCGTGCTCGGCTCACCTACCACAACCCGCAGCCGCAGCCAGTGGACG GCGTGTTCGTGTACCCGCTGGCGGAGGCCGAAGTAGTATCAGGCTTCGAGGCCGAGGCGGCCGGACGGCGCGTCTCCTTCCAGCTGCAGAGCCGGCGCCGTTTGCAGGCTGCCTGCTGCCGCGCGCTGGGCCCGGGGTTGGGGACCTCCACGCCCCGCCGCTGCGCGCAGG GTCATCTTGTCTTGGATCTGGCCCAGGCCCGGTCCACGTTGGTGCTGCCCACGGGCCTTATCGCTGCAGCTGGCACCATGACAGTGACCCTGTGCAGTAGCCGGGAGCTGCCCTCCAGGCCTGATGGGGTACTGCATGTGGCTCTGCCCACTGTGCTCACCCCACTGGCCCCACCGGGCCCACCAGGGCCCCCCAGGCCTCCGGGGCTCTGTGACGACAG GGGCCTTCATGGTGGCCCAGTGACCCTCCTCATGCTCCCTTCCAGCCCCACAAGCTGTTTCGGGGCAGGCAGCCCTGAGGAGGAAGGGCTGGCCTGGGAGGAGCCACCTGCCCCTCCAGACGTGTTTTCAGGCCCTGCCCGCTGTCCTGCTCCGTATACTTTCTCCTTCGAGATGCTGGTGACTGGGCCATGCCTGCTGGCAG GCCTGGACAGCCCCTCTCATGCCCTGCGGGCAGATGCCCCCCCTCATGCCAGCTCTGCAGCCACCATCTGTGTCACACTGGCAGAGGGTCACCTATGTGACCGGCCCTTGGAGATCCTGCTATACCCCAGTG AGCCCCATCAACCACACTTGATACTGGAGGCTGGCAGCCTGAGTGCATCAGAATATGAGGCCCAGGTGAGGGCCCGCCGGGATTTCCAGAGGCTGCAGCGAAGGGACAGTGATGGGGACCGGCAG GTGTGGTTCCTGCAGCGACGTTTCCACAAGGACATCTTGCTGAACCCTGTGCTGGTACTGAGTTTCTGCCCGGATCTGAGCTCCAGGCCTGGACACCTGGGCACAGCTACCAGGGAGCTTCTCTTTCTGTTGGATGGCAGCAGTGCAGCacacaag GATGCCATTGTTTTGGCTATGAAGTCCCTCCCAACTCAGACACTTGTCAACCTGGCCATGTTTGGGACTTCGGTGCAGCCACTCTTCCCAGAGAGCCGGTCTTGCAGCGAT GACACTGTGCAGCTGATCTGTGAGAGTATTGAGACCCTGCAGGCTGGGAGTGGTCCCCCAGATATACTGGCTGCACTGGACTGGGCCTTGGGGCAGCCCCAGCAGAAGGCCCATCCTCGCCAGCTATTCCTGCTCACTGCTGCCTCGCCCATGGCTGTCACTACTCACCAAACCCTGGAGCTCATGAGGTGGCACAGAGGGGCAGCCAG GTGCTTCTCCTTTGGGCTGGGGCCTGATTGCCACCAGCTGCTCCAGGGTCTGTCTGCCCTCAGCAGAGGCCAGGCCTACTTCCTGAGGCCTGGAGAGAGGCTGCAGCCCATG CTGGTACAGGCTCTACGGAAGGCACTGGAGCCTGCTTTGAGTGACATTTCTGTGGACTGGTTTGTGCCTGATGCCGTGGAGGCTCTCCTGACTCCCAGGGAAATCCCAGCACTCTACCCTGGGGACCAGCTGCTTGGTTACTGCTCACTCTTCAGGGTGGATGGCTTCCGGCCCCACCCTCCAGGG GGCCAAGAGCCTGGATGGCAGAGCTTGGGTGGTTCTGTGTTCCCATCCCCAGAGGAGGCACCATCTGTTGCCAGCCCTGGCACTGAGCCCACTGGCACCTCAGAGCCACTGGAAACACGCACTGTGTCAGCAGAGCTGTCCAGTCCATGGGCTGCTGGGGACTCAGATCAGA GTACTGATGCTCTGACAGACCCAGTCACAGATCCTGGACCCAATCCGTCCAATGACACAGCCATATGGCGCCGCATCTTCCAGTCTTCATACATCCGGGAACAGTATGTGCTTACCCACTGCTCTGCCAGCCCTGAGCCAGGCCCGGGTTCCACAGGCAGCAGTGAGTCTCCTGGCTCCCAGGGCCCTGGCTCCCCAGAGGGCTATTTTCCCTTGGATCCTCCCTCTCAGCAGGGCTGCCGCAGCCTGGCCTGGGGAGAATCTATAGGCTCCCGTTCCTGCCCCCTGCCTGCACCACCACAGACTCCATTCAAG GCAGGAGCTCTGAGTGCTGAGGTGCTGGGCCGTAGGCATAGAGCAGCTCTGGCTGGCCGAAGTCTCTCATCTCCACCAGGCCGGGCAAACCCAGTCCCTTGCCGACCCCGGCAACCTTCTCTGGGTGCAGTACCAGATGTGCCAGGCCCTGAGTCAGGCCAACAGCTTGGGCAGGGCCTGGACGACTCAG GAAACCTGCTCTCCCCAGCCCCCATGGACTGGGACATGTTGATGGAACCACCCTTCTTGTTCACAGCTGTGCCCCCAAATAGGGAACCAACCCCTCCAGCAGTACCAGTGCCTCCCCAGGCTCCACGTTGCCATGTGGTGATCCGGGGCCTGTATGGGGAGCAACCAATGTGCTGGGAGGTGGGTGTTGGGCTGGAGACACTGTGGGGACCTGGGGATGCCTCAAAGCCTCCATCAACTGCTCTAAGAGAAGCTGCTTGGGACCAAGCACTTCACCGACTGACAGCAGCCTCAGTGGTCCGAGACAATGAACAGCTAGCACTCCGAGGAGCTGAGACCACAGCTGACCGGG GCCACGCCCGAAGGTCCTGGCTTCGAGCCCTTCAGACAAGCAAGGTCAGTTGTGCTCCCTCCTGTTTCACCTGCCCAGTAGCTGTGGATGCTACTACTAGGGAGGTCCTGCCCGGAGTCCTGCAGGTGCGGAGCTCAG AATCAGCTGAACCCCCAGGCACTTACGTCTCTCAGGGCCATCTAGATGCAACTTCTCTGCCCACTGCAGCCCACCCTAAAGGTATAgcacaaatgaggggaaagg GCTCTCTGGTAGGCACCTGGGACCTGGACCAAAATGACAACTCCAAGTCAGCTTTGGGGGAGCCAACAACTCCCACTGGAGGTCCTCACCACCTGCCCTATCAGCCTTCCTCAAGGCTCAGTCTGGGCCGCCGACGGAGACTCTGTAGTCCCAAGGCTGGCCAGGCCAATGGAGGCAACAGTGGAGGCATCGACCACGACTACCTGCCCTTG GTGCGGCTACAAGAAGCACCAGGCTCCTTCCGTCTGGATGCACCCTTCTGTGCTGCTGTGCATATTCCCCAGGAGCGCCTGTGTCGTGCTTCACCCTTTGCTGCGCACCGTGCCAGCCTCAGCCCCACCTCTGCCTCATCTCCCTGGGCACTACTGGGCCCTAGTGTTGGCCAGGGTGACAGTGCCACAGCCTCTTGTAGCCCGTCCCCCAGCTCAGGCTCAGAGGGTCCAGGCCAGGCAGACAGTGGGCGAGGTTCAGATACCGAGGCTTCGGAAGGGGCGGAAGGGATAGGAGGCTCAGATCTTCGGGATCGCACCTGGGCCACAGCTGTGGCACTTGCGTGGCTGGAGCACCGCTGTGCGGCTGCCTTCAGTGAATGGGAACTGACAGCAGCCAAGGCAGATTGCTGGCTGCGGGCCCAGCAACTGCCTGATGGTCTTGAGCTGGCCGCCCTCAAGGCTGCAGCCAGGGGACTCTTCCTGCTGCTACGCCACTGGGACCAGAACCTGCAGCTGCACCTGCTATGCTACAGCCCAGCAAATGTGTGA